Proteins from a single region of Haloterrigena alkaliphila:
- the cruF gene encoding bisanhydrobacterioruberin hydratase produces the protein MADPGDAAGTDGDAATDASATDAETGATDASATDAEATDADDTDADATDADAGTEVDERRAAVQRRLEALIRENRFTIAVVFPVVGAVTLVASAEGFVPVPLAFNPLLILFGTLVMRSPLVVGLLPRIDRRALAALGLLTAYTYAVEFVGVRTDWPYGAFAYGIELGPMLFGEIPLALPLFFVPLVLNAYLLTLLAFEERTATALVRIPAAVAAVVAVDLVLDPGAVAIGFWEYLPPGDYYGVPASNYAGWLLSGTVAVVLVDLAFDRAALLERVRTCEFVLDDLVSFVLLWGGINLLYGNWLAAGVAGLFCLGLFRTDRYDRDLLRTALPTGRREDHDS, from the coding sequence CGAGACCGGCGCCACCGACGCCAGCGCCACCGATGCTGAGGCCACTGACGCCGACGACACTGATGCCGACGCCACTGACGCCGACGCCGGCACCGAGGTCGACGAGCGACGCGCGGCCGTCCAGCGGCGCCTCGAGGCCCTGATCCGGGAGAACCGGTTCACGATCGCCGTCGTCTTCCCGGTCGTCGGCGCGGTGACGCTGGTCGCGAGCGCCGAGGGGTTCGTTCCCGTCCCGCTCGCGTTCAACCCGCTACTGATCCTGTTCGGAACGCTGGTAATGCGCTCGCCGCTGGTCGTCGGCCTGCTCCCGCGGATCGACCGGCGAGCGCTCGCCGCGCTGGGACTCCTGACGGCGTACACGTACGCGGTCGAGTTCGTCGGGGTGCGAACCGACTGGCCCTACGGCGCCTTCGCGTACGGGATCGAACTCGGACCGATGCTGTTCGGGGAGATCCCGCTGGCCCTGCCGCTATTCTTCGTGCCGCTGGTGCTGAACGCCTACCTGCTGACGCTGCTGGCGTTCGAGGAACGGACCGCGACGGCGCTGGTCCGGATTCCGGCGGCCGTCGCAGCGGTCGTCGCCGTGGACCTCGTGCTCGACCCCGGCGCCGTCGCTATCGGCTTCTGGGAGTACCTACCGCCGGGGGACTACTACGGCGTGCCCGCGTCGAACTACGCGGGCTGGCTCCTCTCGGGGACCGTCGCCGTCGTGCTCGTCGACCTCGCCTTCGACCGCGCGGCGCTGCTCGAGCGCGTGCGGACCTGCGAGTTCGTCCTCGACGATCTGGTGAGCTTCGTGTTGCTCTGGGGCGGGATCAACCTTCTCTACGGGAACTGGCTCGCGGCCGGCGTCGCCGGCCTGTTCTGTCTGGGGCTGTTCCGGACGGACCGCTACGACCGCGACCTGCTCCGGACGGCGCTTCCCACGGGCCGTCGCGAAGACCACGATTCGTGA